CGAGAGCTCCTGCCCGTTGTACTCGATCACCAGATCCACCGGCGTGTACTTGACGTAGCCCTCGATCCCCCAGCGGGGCCTGATCGCCGTGCGCACGCGCAGGCCGACGTCCAGGTTGCCCAGGAAGCTCAGCTTGAGCGCATTGCGGTTCTGCAGGGGCGAGTCGAAGGGGATGCTCGGGTCGCGGAAATCGACGTCGTAGAGATCCTGCAGGCGGAAGCCCCAGTCCAGCCCCTGGATGGGGAACTCGTATTCCTTGAACTCGGCGAACTCGAAGTACTGCGTGCTGCCGAGGAGGTCGATGGTGACCTGGTGATTGCCGAGGAGGATGGCCTGAGCGGCGCCGGGCAGGGCGACCACGCAGGCCAGGGCCAGGGCAATGAGTTGAGCGGGCCGCTTGAACATGGCTTCCGCTGACCTCCGCTGTCCTTGGGGCGCTGCTGGGGGAGTCCGCCGAAAGCTAGAGGATGGCCGGCCGCTTGTCAATCCTGCAGATCCCGGAACTCTGGCGTTTTCAAGGCGATGGCCTCGACGGCCGCCGTCGCCGCCAAGGGGGATGACCGCGCGTCGCCGCCGGGCTATATTGTCCCCAACCCCGGCGAAGGGAGCCGAGATGCCGCTGGAGCCGCCCCCGGATCCGCTGGAACTCGTGAAGCTCTGCACCGTGGAGACGGCCATCGCCGCCCAAGTGCTGGAAGGCCTCCTGGAGGACCAGGGGATCCCCAGCCAGCTGCTGACCTGGCACTCGACGCCCCTGGACGGGATTTTCCAGACGCAGAAGGGCCACGCCGAGCTCAGAGTCTACCGGCGCGATCTCGAGCGCGCGCGCGAGGTGCTGGCCGACTTCACGCGGGCGGAAGCGGCGAATGACGCCGATGGCCCCGAGCCGAACTGATTGCCCCGGAGGAACCGATGCCGATGTTCGCCTTCCTGTTCTGGGATCCCACGCTCATCCTGCTGGCTCCCGCCCTGCTCTTCGCCTTCTGGGCGCAGATGCGCGTGCGCAGCGCCTACCGTGCCGGCCTCGCGGTCGCTTCGCGGCGCGGCCTCAGTGGCCGCGAGGTCGCCGAGCGGCTGCTCAGTAGCCAGGGATTGCGGGGCGTGAGCGTGCGCACTACCCAGGGCCAGCTCGACGACCACTACGACCCGCGCAACCGCACCGTCAACCTGAGCCCGGCGGTGCACGACCGCGCCAGCCTCGCCTCGCTCGCGATTGCCGCCCACGAGACCGGCCACGCCCTCCAGCACGCCCAGAGCTACGTGCCGCTCGCCCTGCGCAGCGCCATCGCGCCCACGGTGGGCTTCGCGAGCATGCTCGCCTTCCCCCCCTTCTTCATCGGCTTCCTCTTCAGCGGCGTGCGGATGCTCATGGACGTCGGCATCCTCTTCTTCGCCGGGGCCGTGCTCTTCCACCTCGTGACCCTGCCGGTGGAGTTCGACGCCAGCCGGCGCGCCATGGCCTTGCTCAAGGACGGCCGCTATCTCGAGGTGGACGAGGCGGCCGGCGCCAAGAAGGTGCTCGACGCGGCGGCTCTCACCTACGTGGCCGCGGCCGCGATGAGCGCCCTGCAGCTCCTGCGTCTGCTCGTCCTGCGCAACTCGCGCGATTGAGATGCTCGTCTTCCTGACGATCGCCCCCGTCGGCAGGGGGGAGAGCCTGAGCGAGGACGTCGCGGCCGTTCTCGACCTCATCGACCGGAGCGGCCTGCCCTACAAGACAGGGCCGATGGGCACCACGATCGAGGGCGAGTGGGACGCCGTGCTGGCGCTCGTCAAGCGCTGCCACTTCCTGATGCGGGAGCGCAGCGGGCGGGTCTCGACCTGCATCAAGATCGACGACCGCGTGGGCCGCAGCGGCGAGCTCGAGCGCAAGCCGGCCGCGCTCGAAGCGCGTCTGGGCCGCCGGCTCGAGCGCTAGCGGGCCCCGGGCGATGGCGGCGGGCAGCGGCGCCGGCCGCATC
The sequence above is a segment of the bacterium genome. Coding sequences within it:
- a CDS encoding zinc metallopeptidase; this translates as MFAFLFWDPTLILLAPALLFAFWAQMRVRSAYRAGLAVASRRGLSGREVAERLLSSQGLRGVSVRTTQGQLDDHYDPRNRTVNLSPAVHDRASLASLAIAAHETGHALQHAQSYVPLALRSAIAPTVGFASMLAFPPFFIGFLFSGVRMLMDVGILFFAGAVLFHLVTLPVEFDASRRAMALLKDGRYLEVDEAAGAKKVLDAAALTYVAAAAMSALQLLRLLVLRNSRD
- a CDS encoding DUF2007 domain-containing protein — encoded protein: MASADLRCPWGAAGGVRRKLEDGRPLVNPADPGTLAFSRRWPRRPPSPPRGMTARRRRAILSPTPAKGAEMPLEPPPDPLELVKLCTVETAIAAQVLEGLLEDQGIPSQLLTWHSTPLDGIFQTQKGHAELRVYRRDLERAREVLADFTRAEAANDADGPEPN
- a CDS encoding MTH1187 family thiamine-binding protein translates to MEMLVFLTIAPVGRGESLSEDVAAVLDLIDRSGLPYKTGPMGTTIEGEWDAVLALVKRCHFLMRERSGRVSTCIKIDDRVGRSGELERKPAALEARLGRRLER